A genome region from bacterium includes the following:
- a CDS encoding prepilin-type N-terminal cleavage/methylation domain-containing protein, translated as MKRGFTLIELLVVIAIIAILAAILFPVLAGAKEKARVTACCSNLKQIGSAFNIYVDEYNGRYPASARTRCPNDPTTPPQHTQVVTWDAAIYKYVRNTNIFCCPSDKAARPSVSWINGKPLPRSYVMNDQLTWDVVLYGGSVNNGGTWTQGEMNSGSSHYILLSEWQRHENYYGDGVDAWNDFGGWDCSTGIRLAKAGVHLSGTVLDYLFFDGHVKSYQPKIVNSKPEYYWGYLAGVGDAHRP; from the coding sequence ATGAAGCGAGGGTTTACTTTAATTGAACTGTTGGTCGTGATTGCGATAATTGCAATCTTGGCAGCAATACTTTTCCCCGTACTGGCCGGAGCCAAAGAAAAAGCCAGAGTAACAGCATGCTGCTCAAATCTGAAGCAGATCGGCTCGGCATTCAATATATATGTGGACGAGTATAACGGCCGCTATCCTGCGAGTGCGCGCACGAGGTGCCCAAACGACCCCACAACCCCGCCACAACATACACAAGTTGTCACCTGGGATGCTGCCATTTACAAATATGTAAGGAATACCAATATCTTCTGCTGTCCATCCGACAAGGCCGCTCGACCGTCAGTTTCGTGGATAAACGGTAAACCCCTGCCTCGCAGCTATGTCATGAACGATCAATTGACGTGGGATGTTGTGCTTTATGGGGGGTCAGTTAATAACGGCGGCACATGGACCCAGGGAGAGATGAATAGTGGATCATCTCACTACATCCTGCTCTCCGAATGGCAGCGCCACGAGAACTACTATGGAGATGGTGTTGATGCCTGGAACGATTTTGGAGGCTGGGACTGTTCGACAGGTATCCGCTTAGCCAAAGCAGGTGTACACCTTAGTGGCACTGTACTTGACTACCTCTTCTTTGACGGCCACGTAAAAAGCTATCAGCCGAAGATAGTTAACAGCAAACCGGAGTATTATTGGGGCTACCTTGCCGGTGTTGGAGACGCTCACCGTCCATAG